Proteins co-encoded in one Waddlia chondrophila WSU 86-1044 genomic window:
- a CDS encoding ABC transporter permease/substrate-binding protein, with the protein MIALICLFWLGWEWMCLTSDLLQFSLPPPSKIINSLWTYRGRFLFHTISTFKEMAGGFALASVCAFPLAWLMARWKVMRAVLQPLFIFTQCIPMFALAPLMVLWFDWSYLAVIVPTALMIFFPLTMNLYRGLVSTPQHLLDFFRLHEATSMQIFWKLRFPWAVPYMWAGLRISAAVAGIGAVAGEWAGAQSGLGILMLESRRAAEIDVMFGALFCLSAMSFALYACISLFERNRLRLRGVMAALFFIVMIGCQAADSGKTRLVLDWLPNPNHVPLYAGIAKGFFKEHGIDLEIKKIHDPSDPIPLLISRQTDLAISYSSYVLRAVNRGAEIKPVGILIEEPLNCLIYRKNLGIDSISDLNGKVIGYSLDGSETRLLRQLLQWNHVVPKELKNLQFDLVGSLAIGRVDAFYGGYWNIESEQLHMMGVDTDYFSISELGIPPIYELVVISRRSGSSAEAFKKALQKSIDYSLEHPEEAFALYLDAHPDKSSSTRNWEKKAWLRTLKALPKSQSFDWERWEHFFQWMDAHHLL; encoded by the coding sequence ATGATTGCATTGATTTGTCTCTTCTGGCTAGGCTGGGAGTGGATGTGTTTGACTTCTGATCTTCTGCAATTTTCTCTTCCTCCTCCTTCAAAAATCATTAACAGTTTATGGACATATCGGGGACGTTTTCTTTTCCACACCATATCTACGTTTAAAGAGATGGCGGGAGGTTTTGCATTAGCATCGGTTTGTGCTTTCCCCTTGGCTTGGCTGATGGCGCGGTGGAAAGTTATGCGAGCCGTTTTGCAGCCGCTGTTCATTTTCACCCAGTGCATTCCCATGTTTGCTTTGGCTCCATTGATGGTCTTGTGGTTTGATTGGTCCTACTTGGCTGTGATTGTTCCGACAGCACTGATGATCTTTTTTCCTTTAACGATGAATCTGTATAGAGGCCTTGTCTCGACTCCGCAGCATCTTTTGGACTTTTTCCGTTTGCATGAGGCAACTTCCATGCAAATTTTCTGGAAATTGCGTTTTCCATGGGCAGTTCCCTATATGTGGGCAGGATTGCGCATTTCAGCAGCAGTTGCCGGAATTGGCGCTGTTGCCGGGGAGTGGGCCGGTGCTCAGTCCGGGTTGGGTATTTTGATGCTGGAAAGCCGCCGAGCGGCTGAGATCGATGTGATGTTTGGCGCGCTTTTTTGTCTATCGGCGATGAGTTTTGCGCTTTATGCCTGTATTTCGCTTTTTGAAAGGAATCGTTTACGCTTAAGAGGCGTGATGGCGGCTCTTTTTTTTATCGTGATGATCGGCTGTCAGGCTGCTGATTCCGGCAAGACGCGTTTGGTTTTGGATTGGTTGCCAAATCCCAATCATGTTCCTTTATATGCAGGTATTGCGAAGGGATTTTTTAAAGAGCATGGCATCGATCTTGAGATTAAAAAAATACACGATCCAAGCGACCCCATCCCGCTGCTGATTTCCAGGCAAACCGATTTAGCGATCTCTTACTCTAGCTATGTTTTACGAGCGGTTAATCGTGGAGCAGAGATTAAGCCCGTGGGAATTTTGATCGAGGAACCTTTGAATTGTCTCATTTATCGAAAAAATCTTGGAATTGATTCGATATCCGACCTAAATGGAAAAGTGATTGGTTATTCTCTGGATGGCTCGGAAACGCGTTTGCTTAGGCAGCTTTTGCAGTGGAATCATGTCGTTCCTAAAGAGTTGAAAAATTTACAGTTTGATCTCGTTGGAAGTTTGGCTATTGGCCGGGTCGATGCGTTTTACGGAGGATATTGGAATATTGAATCGGAACAGCTGCATATGATGGGGGTGGATACCGATTATTTTTCCATTTCGGAATTAGGAATCCCTCCAATTTATGAGTTAGTCGTCATTTCCCGCAGGAGTGGATCAAGCGCGGAAGCATTTAAAAAGGCTTTGCAAAAAAGTATCGATTATAGCTTGGAACACCCCGAAGAAGCATTTGCCTTATATTTAGATGCACATCCTGACAAAAGTTCTTCGACAAGGAATTGGGAGAAAAAAGCTTGGCTGCGCACATTAAAAGCGCTTCCTAAATCTCAAAGTTTTGATTGGGAAAGGTGGGAACACTTTTTCCAGTGGATGGATGCGCATCATTTGCTTTAG
- a CDS encoding ABC transporter ATP-binding protein: MIENLTFSFGAIKVIEELSITLQPGTTSALIGASGSGKTTFLKLIAKLLPLSEGRINIEGNCSYLMQEDTLLPWRTVWEHLTLILELQNKEIDRSLLQELLHLLNLEGSENKLPYQLSGGMKRRVSLAQAILREHSLLLMDEPFSSLDIHTREHLFQLLKSIQKKNGSTLLIVTHDYRDAITIADEILWLSNGSIKSRWNITEEIRKDPSQTGQLLHKIRNRTCVPIQQ; this comes from the coding sequence ATGATAGAAAATCTAACATTTTCTTTTGGAGCAATCAAGGTTATTGAAGAGCTATCAATCACTCTTCAGCCAGGGACCACCTCGGCACTCATTGGCGCCTCCGGCTCTGGAAAGACAACGTTTCTCAAATTGATCGCGAAGCTGCTTCCTCTTTCGGAAGGCAGAATAAACATTGAGGGCAACTGCTCCTACCTTATGCAAGAAGACACGCTGCTTCCTTGGAGAACAGTTTGGGAACACTTGACTCTGATCTTAGAACTGCAAAATAAGGAGATCGACCGCTCTCTATTGCAGGAGCTTCTGCACCTGCTCAATCTTGAGGGATCGGAAAACAAACTTCCCTATCAACTTTCAGGAGGAATGAAAAGAAGGGTGTCTTTGGCTCAGGCCATTCTTCGAGAACACTCGCTCCTTTTAATGGATGAACCTTTTTCCTCTTTGGATATCCATACAAGAGAACATCTTTTCCAACTCTTGAAAAGCATTCAGAAAAAAAATGGATCGACTCTATTGATCGTGACTCATGATTATCGCGATGCCATTACAATCGCAGATGAAATTTTATGGTTAAGCAATGGGAGCATTAAAAGTCGCTGGAACATTACTGAAGAGATTAGAAAAGATCCCTCTCAAACTGGCCAACTTCTTCATAAAATCAGGAACCGGACTTGCGTTCCAATTCAACAATGA
- a CDS encoding M24 family metallopeptidase, producing the protein MDFPDKLKEVQKYLFEKCLDGWLLYDFRNQNDLATRFLEIPDSKMLTRRFFYWIPAKGEPQKFVHAIEADNLSHLPGKQVLYSTWQKLEEILKKALSGKEIILMEYSKNNAIPYLSKVDGGTLELVKGCGVEVESSGTLLQRYTSVWSKDQYADHVEAASVLSKAAEDAWRFVGEKLKNQEQVNEYQVQQKILEVIKSCGCQTEEPPIVAVNAHSADPHYLPCSDRWDPIKRGDFLLIDLYCRKNKERAPYADITRVAVAASKPQEKHREVFEIVRRAQAAALELVRQRFQEKKKLMGREVDRVCRTLIDASGYGQYFIHRTGHNLDVQLHGPGANLDDFETRDERELLPGTCFTIEPGIYLPGEFGIRLEYDVFVHLDGEVVVNGGMQNEIACLL; encoded by the coding sequence ATGGATTTTCCAGATAAACTCAAAGAGGTGCAAAAATATCTTTTTGAAAAGTGTTTAGATGGTTGGCTGTTGTACGATTTTAGAAACCAAAATGATCTGGCTACTCGGTTTTTAGAAATTCCTGATTCGAAAATGTTGACCCGCAGGTTTTTCTATTGGATTCCTGCAAAAGGAGAGCCCCAGAAATTTGTCCATGCGATCGAAGCCGATAACCTTAGCCACTTGCCTGGAAAGCAGGTCCTATATTCCACATGGCAGAAACTAGAAGAGATACTTAAAAAAGCTTTGTCAGGAAAAGAAATCATTTTAATGGAGTACTCTAAAAATAACGCAATTCCTTACCTATCCAAAGTTGATGGGGGAACATTGGAACTTGTGAAAGGGTGCGGTGTTGAAGTGGAGAGCTCTGGCACTCTTTTGCAGCGTTACACAAGCGTTTGGTCAAAAGATCAATATGCCGATCACGTTGAAGCTGCCAGTGTATTATCGAAAGCGGCCGAAGACGCCTGGAGGTTTGTAGGGGAAAAACTCAAGAATCAGGAACAGGTTAATGAATATCAGGTGCAGCAAAAAATACTGGAAGTGATCAAAAGCTGCGGCTGCCAAACCGAAGAGCCTCCTATTGTCGCTGTCAACGCTCATTCTGCCGATCCTCACTATTTGCCCTGTTCGGATCGATGGGACCCAATTAAAAGAGGGGATTTTTTATTAATCGACCTCTACTGCCGGAAAAATAAAGAAAGAGCTCCTTATGCAGATATCACCCGGGTTGCCGTCGCAGCATCCAAACCTCAAGAAAAGCACAGGGAAGTGTTTGAAATTGTTAGACGTGCGCAGGCTGCTGCACTCGAACTTGTCAGGCAGAGATTTCAGGAAAAAAAGAAGCTAATGGGACGGGAAGTGGATCGGGTTTGCCGGACATTGATCGATGCCAGCGGCTATGGGCAGTATTTTATCCATCGTACAGGCCATAATCTCGATGTTCAGCTTCACGGACCGGGAGCAAATCTTGACGATTTCGAAACCCGGGACGAAAGGGAACTTTTACCGGGCACCTGCTTTACCATAGAGCCTGGCATCTATCTCCCGGGAGAGTTTGGCATTAGGCTAGAGTATGATGTGTTTGTTCATCTCGATGGAGAAGTTGTCGTCAATGGAGGAATGCAAAACGAAATCGCCTGTTTATTGTAA
- a CDS encoding amino acid permease, whose protein sequence is MEHKKSTLSAIFLVAGTCIGGGMLALPIATGISGFFPSLAIMAICWLAMTTTALLLMEVSLWMPEGAHIISMTSSILGPWGKRVAWILYLFICYASLVAYAAGGGVQMASACDFYCQLPISKDWGAVLFTLLLTAVIFVGNWFVGRINTLLFGAMIFAYFMLVGTGFSEIKPSLLLHSNWSTSLIAVPLLLTAFSFQTMVPSLTPYLKRNVKSLRTAIIGGTVLALFIYLIWQAMILGIVPVEGENGLAQALSQANLPATEFLRQHVIGRWVSIIAEFFAYFAIATSFLGIAMGLFDFLADGLKIKKNLTGKTIIALMIVIPTLIIATRFERVFMTAMDASGGIGDSILNGIIPVLMVWKGRYLLGYQNGFRLPGGKVALAVICAFFISALIIEILGMGGWMPSVYESHIPLEIHNPSEIID, encoded by the coding sequence GTGGAGCATAAAAAAAGTACATTATCTGCAATTTTCCTTGTCGCAGGCACCTGTATCGGCGGCGGTATGCTGGCGTTGCCAATTGCTACCGGAATCAGTGGTTTTTTCCCTTCTTTGGCAATCATGGCGATCTGCTGGTTGGCAATGACTACAACAGCCTTGCTGTTGATGGAAGTGAGCCTTTGGATGCCTGAAGGAGCGCATATCATCTCCATGACGTCCAGCATTCTAGGTCCTTGGGGGAAACGGGTTGCCTGGATTCTGTATTTATTTATTTGTTATGCTTCTCTAGTCGCTTATGCTGCAGGAGGAGGCGTGCAGATGGCGTCTGCATGCGACTTTTATTGCCAGCTGCCGATTTCCAAAGACTGGGGAGCTGTGCTATTTACGCTATTGTTAACAGCCGTCATTTTTGTCGGGAACTGGTTTGTCGGACGTATCAATACGTTGCTGTTCGGAGCGATGATTTTTGCTTATTTCATGCTCGTGGGCACCGGTTTTTCTGAGATTAAGCCTTCGCTTTTACTGCATTCGAACTGGTCAACATCTTTGATCGCTGTGCCTTTGCTTCTGACAGCATTCAGCTTTCAGACAATGGTGCCTAGTTTAACCCCTTATTTAAAACGAAACGTTAAATCGCTCAGAACAGCAATCATTGGCGGTACCGTGCTTGCCCTGTTTATTTATCTCATCTGGCAGGCGATGATTCTTGGTATCGTTCCCGTCGAAGGGGAGAATGGATTGGCACAAGCCTTATCTCAAGCGAATTTGCCTGCAACAGAGTTTTTACGCCAGCATGTGATCGGAAGATGGGTGTCTATCATTGCTGAATTTTTTGCCTATTTTGCTATTGCAACTTCTTTTTTAGGGATAGCAATGGGGCTGTTCGATTTCTTGGCCGATGGATTGAAAATCAAAAAAAATTTGACAGGAAAAACAATCATTGCTTTGATGATCGTCATTCCAACATTGATTATTGCTACGCGGTTTGAAAGGGTTTTTATGACTGCAATGGATGCTTCAGGCGGGATTGGCGACTCTATTCTCAACGGAATCATTCCAGTTTTGATGGTGTGGAAAGGGCGTTATCTTCTAGGGTATCAAAACGGATTCCGTCTTCCCGGCGGTAAAGTTGCTTTGGCCGTGATTTGTGCCTTCTTCATTTCTGCGTTGATTATTGAAATCTTGGGAATGGGCGGATGGATGCCTTCTGTTTATGAATCCCATATTCCTTTAGAAATTCATAACCCTTCCGAAATCATTGATTAA
- a CDS encoding SufE family protein produces MFESCIKKQQNVKKLFESCRSKEEIYQKIIEIGRSSLGLEAEYKIPANEVQGCQSLMHMRAFLKNGKLFFEAESEALISSGLAALLTHVYSGEEPIVILKCPPDYLEEIGVSSSLSPNRANGLYHIHLRMKQIALETFMEEGS; encoded by the coding sequence ATGTTTGAATCGTGTATCAAAAAACAGCAAAACGTAAAAAAACTTTTCGAATCCTGCCGCTCTAAAGAGGAAATTTATCAAAAAATTATTGAGATCGGGAGATCCTCTCTTGGATTAGAAGCGGAGTATAAGATCCCTGCAAATGAAGTGCAGGGATGTCAAAGTTTAATGCATATGCGGGCATTTCTTAAAAATGGGAAATTATTTTTTGAAGCCGAGTCCGAAGCTCTGATCTCTTCCGGACTGGCGGCCTTGCTTACTCATGTTTACAGTGGGGAGGAACCTATTGTCATTCTCAAATGCCCCCCTGATTACTTGGAAGAGATCGGCGTCAGTTCGAGCTTAAGCCCCAACCGGGCAAATGGCTTGTATCACATTCACCTTCGCATGAAACAAATTGCACTGGAAACCTTTATGGAAGAGGGATCTTAA
- the infA gene encoding translation initiation factor IF-1, whose amino-acid sequence MAKEDTIKLDGIVEELLPNMHFKVKLENGMNVTAHLCGKMRMRNIRVLAGDTVTVEMSPYDLSKARIIYRQK is encoded by the coding sequence ATGGCTAAAGAAGATACAATTAAATTAGATGGTATTGTTGAAGAATTGTTACCGAATATGCATTTTAAAGTGAAACTGGAAAATGGTATGAATGTAACCGCTCATCTATGTGGAAAAATGAGAATGCGCAATATCCGTGTATTGGCAGGAGACACAGTGACGGTGGAGATGTCTCCTTATGATCTCTCCAAAGCTAGGATTATTTATCGTCAAAAATAA
- the tuf gene encoding elongation factor Tu, whose protein sequence is MAKETFQRNKPHVNIGTIGHVDHGKTTLTAAITNVLAKKMGGKARSFEEIDNTPEEKARGITINSSHVEYETPNRHYAHVDCPGHADYVKNMITGAAQMDGAILVVAATDGAMPQTREHILLAHQMQVPKIVVFLNKCDMLGEGDQELLDLVELELQELLEAKGYENAPIVRGSALKALEGDAEWEEKILELMSTVDDNVPEPQRDVDKPFLMPVEDVFSISGRGTVATGRVERGVIKLNDKVEIVRFGDKKESVATGLEMFNKLLDEARAGENVGVLLRGVNKDEIQRGQILAAPGSCKPHKKFKGPVYVLTKDEGGRHKPFFTGYRPQIYIRTTDVTGTVKLPEGVEMVMPGDNVEIEVELIYPVALEKGMRFAIREGGRTIGAGTVSEIIE, encoded by the coding sequence ATGGCGAAAGAAACATTTCAAAGAAATAAGCCGCACGTCAACATCGGAACGATTGGCCACGTTGACCACGGTAAAACGACATTAACTGCTGCTATCACAAATGTGTTGGCTAAAAAGATGGGTGGAAAGGCCCGTTCTTTCGAGGAGATCGATAATACTCCGGAAGAGAAAGCGCGTGGGATTACGATTAACTCGTCTCATGTTGAGTATGAAACGCCTAACCGCCATTATGCTCACGTCGACTGTCCTGGACACGCCGACTATGTCAAAAACATGATTACAGGTGCTGCTCAGATGGACGGAGCGATTCTTGTAGTAGCAGCAACAGACGGGGCGATGCCGCAAACTCGCGAGCACATTCTCCTTGCTCACCAGATGCAGGTGCCAAAAATTGTTGTGTTCCTCAACAAGTGCGATATGCTGGGCGAAGGCGACCAGGAACTTCTTGATCTCGTTGAACTTGAGCTGCAAGAGCTGCTTGAAGCAAAAGGTTATGAGAACGCTCCGATCGTGCGAGGTTCTGCACTTAAAGCGCTTGAAGGCGATGCAGAGTGGGAAGAGAAGATTCTTGAACTCATGAGCACTGTCGATGATAATGTTCCTGAACCTCAGCGTGATGTTGACAAACCATTCCTAATGCCGGTTGAGGATGTTTTCTCCATTTCCGGACGTGGTACCGTAGCGACAGGTCGTGTTGAACGTGGAGTGATTAAACTTAACGATAAAGTGGAAATTGTCCGATTCGGTGATAAGAAAGAATCTGTAGCGACAGGTCTTGAAATGTTCAATAAGCTTCTTGATGAAGCACGTGCCGGCGAGAACGTTGGAGTTCTTTTACGCGGTGTGAACAAAGACGAGATTCAGCGTGGTCAGATTTTAGCAGCTCCCGGATCCTGCAAGCCTCATAAGAAATTTAAGGGTCCTGTCTACGTCTTAACAAAAGATGAAGGTGGACGCCACAAGCCTTTCTTTACAGGCTACAGACCTCAAATTTACATCAGAACAACTGACGTAACAGGTACTGTAAAACTTCCTGAAGGTGTTGAGATGGTCATGCCTGGAGATAACGTGGAAATTGAGGTAGAGTTGATCTACCCTGTTGCGTTGGAGAAAGGGATGCGTTTTGCTATCCGTGAGGGTGGACGTACAATCGGAGCAGGAACAGTTTCCGAAATTATTGAGTAA
- the secE gene encoding preprotein translocase subunit SecE has product MIKMEKATVSAKIMDDKRSQSKPMAGSGAFNFLGEVKQEFKKISWTDKDELKVYTKVVVAFTFIFGMSVLFVDVIIQQALAGLNGFIRLITG; this is encoded by the coding sequence ATGATAAAAATGGAGAAAGCAACTGTGAGTGCTAAGATTATGGATGATAAAAGATCGCAATCCAAGCCTATGGCAGGAAGTGGCGCTTTTAACTTTTTGGGAGAAGTGAAGCAAGAGTTCAAAAAGATCTCTTGGACTGACAAGGACGAACTGAAAGTGTATACAAAAGTTGTTGTCGCTTTCACGTTTATTTTTGGAATGTCGGTTTTGTTTGTCGATGTCATCATTCAACAGGCACTTGCTGGTTTGAACGGATTTATCAGGTTAATTACCGGCTAG
- the nusG gene encoding transcription termination/antitermination protein NusG, producing MHNWFVVHVLSAQEKKVKKAIEEQRDLKGMTDLIDIVLLPVENISEVKKGQQKVVEKRMWPGYLLVKMTLTDESWGYICDVPGVIGFLGGDQPTPLTPQEVDEILQDIEEKKEKVVQKHQFEVGDNVKIIDGVFVNFVGTVTDVQPDKGRLSVQVSIFGRETQVDDLEFVQVEEVTEESE from the coding sequence ATGCATAATTGGTTTGTCGTTCACGTATTGTCGGCACAAGAAAAAAAAGTAAAAAAAGCGATTGAAGAGCAGCGCGACTTAAAAGGCATGACTGACTTGATCGATATTGTACTTCTGCCGGTGGAGAATATTTCGGAAGTTAAAAAGGGGCAGCAGAAGGTGGTCGAAAAGAGAATGTGGCCTGGTTATCTGCTGGTCAAAATGACTCTGACTGATGAATCGTGGGGCTATATTTGTGACGTTCCAGGTGTTATCGGATTTTTGGGGGGAGATCAACCGACGCCTCTGACTCCTCAGGAAGTCGATGAGATTCTGCAAGATATTGAAGAAAAGAAAGAAAAAGTTGTCCAGAAGCATCAATTCGAGGTCGGTGACAATGTGAAGATCATCGATGGTGTTTTCGTGAATTTTGTGGGTACAGTCACAGATGTGCAGCCGGATAAAGGCAGGCTTAGCGTGCAGGTCTCGATTTTTGGAAGAGAGACTCAGGTGGACGACCTTGAATTTGTTCAAGTCGAAGAAGTCACTGAAGAGAGCGAATAA
- the rplK gene encoding 50S ribosomal protein L11 — protein MAKKAEKFIKLQIPAGKANPAPPIGPALGAAGVNIMAFCKEFNAKTQQMAGDILPVVITVYSDKSFTFICKKPPMAQMLKKTLGLEKGSAVPNRDKVGKITREQAEQIAKDKMQDLNCRDLDAAVNIVLGTARSMGIELVT, from the coding sequence ATGGCAAAAAAAGCAGAAAAATTTATCAAACTGCAAATTCCGGCAGGAAAAGCTAATCCTGCTCCGCCAATCGGACCCGCATTGGGTGCGGCAGGCGTGAACATCATGGCCTTCTGCAAGGAATTTAATGCAAAAACTCAACAAATGGCAGGAGACATTCTTCCTGTTGTGATTACTGTCTACTCAGACAAGTCATTCACTTTTATTTGTAAAAAACCACCCATGGCTCAGATGTTGAAAAAAACATTGGGGCTTGAAAAAGGATCGGCTGTTCCTAATAGGGATAAAGTTGGCAAAATCACAAGAGAGCAGGCGGAACAGATTGCGAAAGATAAAATGCAGGATCTGAACTGTCGAGATCTTGATGCTGCTGTCAATATCGTTTTAGGAACAGCTCGTTCAATGGGAATTGAACTCGTAACATAA
- the rplA gene encoding 50S ribosomal protein L1, producing MGRLSKRFREIAESIDVQKQHTLEEAVELLKQLPPVKFDQSIEVALKLGVDPRKSDQNVRGTVSLPNGTGKTTRILVFARGDKIQEALDAGADYAGDDEYFEKVGKGWTDFDAVVATPDLMRDVGKLGKILGPRGLMPTPKAGTVTNEIGKAIQDLKGGKIEFKVDRYGVVNAAVGKLSFTVQQLVENIKSLIDAIQKQKPASSKGQYMKSLVLSSTMGPGLKIELRKVETI from the coding sequence ATGGGACGCCTTAGTAAACGTTTTCGGGAGATAGCGGAATCTATTGATGTGCAAAAACAACACACTTTAGAAGAAGCCGTCGAATTATTAAAACAACTTCCTCCGGTTAAGTTTGATCAATCGATTGAAGTTGCGTTGAAGTTGGGCGTGGACCCCCGTAAGTCAGACCAAAACGTACGTGGAACTGTTTCATTACCGAATGGAACAGGTAAAACCACACGTATTCTCGTGTTCGCTCGAGGCGACAAGATTCAAGAAGCTCTTGACGCTGGTGCGGATTATGCAGGGGATGACGAATACTTTGAAAAAGTCGGCAAGGGATGGACGGATTTTGACGCCGTCGTTGCTACGCCTGACTTGATGCGGGATGTGGGAAAATTGGGTAAAATACTGGGCCCTCGCGGCTTAATGCCCACCCCAAAAGCTGGTACGGTCACAAATGAGATCGGAAAAGCCATTCAGGATTTGAAAGGTGGAAAGATTGAATTTAAAGTTGATCGGTATGGGGTTGTCAATGCAGCTGTTGGTAAGCTCTCTTTCACTGTACAGCAGTTGGTAGAGAATATCAAGTCGTTGATTGACGCCATTCAGAAGCAAAAACCCGCTAGTTCAAAGGGTCAATACATGAAATCGTTGGTTCTTTCTTCAACGATGGGTCCAGGCCTCAAAATCGAACTACGCAAAGTAGAGACAATATAG
- the rplJ gene encoding 50S ribosomal protein L10, which yields MRSEKQLLLDEIKEQIEGHDSFVIMQYSGLDANRTSDFRRQIADHGGSIEIVKKRVLIKAANELGIELELDQLPGHIGIVFTGEDSIQATKAVFELRKATNNGVNVLGGQFDGRLLNAEDVETLSKLPGKDEMRAQLLGVFAAPMQQTVGAMNALLCSILYCLDNKVKKEEGSN from the coding sequence ATGAGATCAGAAAAGCAACTTCTCCTTGACGAAATTAAGGAACAGATTGAAGGGCATGATAGCTTTGTTATCATGCAGTATTCAGGTCTGGATGCAAATCGTACAAGCGACTTTAGACGTCAGATAGCCGATCACGGCGGTAGTATCGAGATTGTCAAAAAGAGAGTCTTAATCAAGGCCGCTAACGAGTTAGGTATTGAGCTTGAGCTTGATCAGCTTCCTGGTCATATTGGAATTGTTTTCACAGGTGAAGACTCTATTCAAGCCACTAAAGCTGTTTTCGAACTTCGAAAGGCGACTAATAACGGCGTCAATGTTCTTGGCGGTCAGTTTGATGGGCGTCTGCTCAATGCTGAAGATGTTGAAACCTTGTCTAAACTGCCAGGCAAAGATGAAATGCGAGCGCAGTTGCTAGGTGTGTTCGCAGCACCAATGCAGCAAACAGTGGGTGCGATGAATGCTCTCTTGTGTTCCATTTTGTACTGCTTGGAT